The stretch of DNA TGCATTCGCGGTTGGGCACCGGCAGCATGCCCGGCATCGCCGCATCGACGAGGCTGACCTGCGTGTTCGGCTCCGCCCCGAAGGCGGTGGCGGCACCGCTGAACAGCTTGGAATTCGAGACGACCTGCGCGTGGACTTCGAGGCCGATCACGACCTCCCATTCGCCCGTTGCGCCCTGGATGCGGTAAGTGCTCACCACCATTTCTCCGGCTGAGCGTTGAAGTTGGCGCGCTGCTGGATCGCCAGACCCGCGTTCAGCACGCCCTGTTCGTCGAAGGGCCTGCCGACGATCTGCAGGCCGAGCGGCAGGCCGTCTCCGTTGAGCATGGCGGGGACGCTCATCGCGGGCAGGCCGGCAAGGCTCGCAGGCACGGAAAAGACGTCGTTGAGGTACATCGCCAGCGGATCGTCGGTCTTCTCGCCCAGCGGGAAGCTGGCGGTCGGCGTGGTCGGGGCGAGGATCACGTCGCACTGGGTGAAGGCCTCGGCATAGTCGCGGCTCACCAGCGCGCGAACCTTCTGTGCCTGCGTGTAATAGGCATCGTAGAAGCCCGCGCTGAGCACATAGGTGCCCATCAGGATGCGGCGCTTGACCTCATCGCCGAAACCGGCGGCACGGGTGGCGGCATACATGTCCTGCAAACCCGCCCCATCGGGCAGGTCGCGCAGGCCGTAGCGCACGCCGTCATAGCGCGCGAGATTGCTCGAAGCTTCGGCGGGCGCGACGATGTAATAGGCAGGCAGCGCATACTTGGTATGCGGCAGCGAGATATCGACCACCTCGGCCCCCGCGTCGCGCAGCCATTCCATGCCGCGATCCCAGCTGGCCAGCACTTCGGCGTCGGTCCCTTCCATGCGGTATTCGCGCGGGATGCCGATCTTCTTGCCGCGCAAGTCGGCCGACAAATCGGCTTCCCAATTCGGCACCGGCATGTCGAGGCTGGTGGAATCCTTGGGATCGAAGCCGGCCATGGCTTCGAGCATGATCGCGCAATCCTCGACGCTGCGCGCCATCGGCCCGGCCTGGTCGAGGCTGGAGGCGAAGGCGACGACGCCCCAGCGGCTACAGCGGCCATAGGTCGGCTTGATTCCGCAAATGCCGGTGAAGGCGGCGGGCTGGCGGATCGAGCCGCCGGTATCGGTGCCGGTTGCGGCCGGAGCGATGCGCGCGGCGACTGCGGCAGAGGAACCGCCCGAGGAACCGCCCGGGCTCATCGCGGCATTGGTGCCCGACTTCTTCCACGGCGAGGAGACATTGCCGAAATAGCTGGTCTCGTTCGAGCTGCCCATGGCGAACTGGTCGAGGTTGAGCTTGCCCAGCATGCCCGCGCCGGCATCCCACAGGTTCTGCGAAACGGTGCTCTCATACTCGGGCTTGAAGCCTTCGAGGATATGGCTTGCGGCGGTAGTCTGGACGCCGCGGGTGGCGAAGAGGTCCTTCATGCCGATCGGCACGCCGCCCATCTTGCCCAGGTCCTCGCCCCTGGCGCGCTTGGCATCGACCGCATCGGCGGCGGCGAGCGCATGATCGGGGGTGGTGACAATGAAGGCGTTGAGCACGGCGGCTTCGGCCACGGCAGCGTTGAAGGCTTCGGCCACTTCGCGCGCGGTAAAGGTTCCGGCGGCCACGCCGTCACGGATGGGCTTGACGCCGAGTTCGGTCAGGCTGGTCATTATTCGATCACCTTGGGCACGCCGAAGAAGCCATGTTCGGCCGCCGGTGCATTGGCCAGAACGTCGTCGCGGCGACCGCCGCCGGTCTTGGGATCGGCATCGACCACATCATCGCGCAGGCGCAAGTGGTTGGGGATGACCGCAGTCATCGGTTCGACCCCGGACACGTCGACCTCACCGAGCTGTTCCACCCAGGCGAGGATGCCGTTCAATTCGGGCACCATGCGTTCGAGTTCCGCGTCGCCCATCTTGATCCGGGCGAGCGAGGCGATCTTCGCCACTTCTTCACGTGTTACGGACATGCGCGCGCCCTAGCCGCGCAGGGGCCGCGCTTCAAGCGGTCATGCTGCGCTGCGGGACTATTCGAACGGCTGGCCTGCGGCCTCGCCATCGATGTAGATACGACGCCCGGTCCATTCGCGAACTTCGACCTTGGAATCAGCGGTCTGTTTGGGCGGATCGAGATCGAAATTGCCCGGCAGGTCCACCGCGACCGAAACCGCGCCATCCTTGTCCCGCTGCTGTGGCGGGGCGTCGAGCACGCGCATGTTCACCTGGCCTCCTTCGACGAAGGCAACGATGGTTCCACCCTTCTCCCCCGGACCCAGGTCGAGCACGACGCAAGTCTTGCTGCAGCGCCAGCTGTTGCCGCTGACTTCTGCCTCCACCGCGTCGCGCAGCGGACCGGCGGGAATATCGGTACGCAGGTTCGCCATGCGAGCTTCACGCTTTTCGCTATCGTCGTCGCGCCAGCGATAGGGGCGCTCGGTCCGATCCTGTGCCAGTTTCGCCAGCTTCGCGACTTCAGGATCGGAACTGGCGACCAGTTCGGCCAATGCGTCGCGTCCGGCTTCGCCGAAATCCCAGCGCAGCGCATCATAGTCGAAATCCTCTGCCTTGACCTTGCCCGCCTCCAGCCGTGCGAGTTGGTTTTGCGTCGAGATCGCGGCGAAATCGGCGAGCGGCATGGCAAGCAGGAAGGCGATGGCACAGGTCGCCACCGCAAGGTGCAGGTTCGCCTGCCGCTGGGTGACCCAGCCATGCTTGCGGCTGCGGATCGCTGCGACGAAGTAGGCCACGCCATAGGCCACCGCCACCGCGATCGCTATCAGGCCCCAGATCCGCTCGGGACTGAGGCCATAGGCATCGATCCGGGTTCCCATCGAAATCACGGCCAGGATCGCCAACGGGAGGATGCCAAGCGCCAGCACAAAGGCGGCCGCGCGCATGATCCGCGATTTGCTCGCGGCTTCCTCGCTATCGCGAAGCACCGCATTGACCAGCACGAAGCTAGCCACTGCAATGGCGAGCAGCATAGGCGTGGCGCTGTGGGTCGCTTCCCACAACACGTCGAGCCCCCTCGTCGCTACCGCCGCGAGGAACAGCACCACTGCCGCCGCAAGGGGCACCGCGAGCAGCGCAAACACCAGCATGACGACATTCTGCAACGTGCCGAGGATCCGCACCTGGTTGCGCAGCACGCCCAGAGCTGCCCCGAAAGCCACGCCAGAGAACATCCAACCAAACAGTCCCTTGTCGAGGAGTTCGCGCAGAAAGTCGATCTTGATGGCGTGAAACAGCTCGGCGAGCAGCACCACGACCAGCCACGACAGGCCGGTGAACGCTAAGGCGCCACCGGCCGCGATGGCATCGGTCCACACATGGTAGTGCGCCTCGGCATAGGAGGTCTTCCAGCGGTGGCGGTGAAATCCTGCCTGGAACAACGGTACCGCGAGCAGGGCAGATACCACCCCTGCGGCCAGCCAATAGCCAGCCGCATCATGATGGTGCTCGGCACCCGCGACGCGCCAGGCGATTCCCGCCATGACAATGCCGACCCCCGCAGAAAACAGTGCTGCATGAAGCCATTTGTCCCGCTCCAGCGTAAGCCCTGCCGTTATGGTACCGAAGAAGGCAAGCGCGGTCAGCGCCGCGCGCCAGGGCTCGAACGTGCCATTGTATCCGTCGGAGAAGAACCAGACGCCCAGGCCGCCAAGGCCAAGAATGCCTGCAAGCAGCCACGGCCGCAGCGGCCAATCGGGTTCGTGAACTGTTGTCGTCTCGTTCAAGCGCCTTCTCCCCGGCGCCGCCGTATTACTCGGTCGGGGCGGCGCCCTGCTGTTGCTGCATCATCTGCTGTATAGCAGCCGCGCGGGCCTGGAAATCGGCCTTGCTCATGAAATCAACCACTTCGACCTCGAACACCAGATCGGCGTTCGGCGGGATCGGCGAACCGGGAGGCGGCGAAGCGCCGTAGGCCTGGTCGGCCGGAATGGTCAGCGTGTACTTGCCGCCCTTCTGCATCTCCTGGATCCCGGTCAGAAAGCCGTCGATGATCGCGCCATCCTCCAGCAGCAGCGGATTGCCCTCGGGAAGCAGGCCGGGCGGGATCGGCAGTGGTTGCGAACGGTCGAACTCGGTCCCATCGGCCAGCTTGCCGACATAGTTCACGAACACCACGTCGCCGATCTTCGGCGATGCACCCGTGCCCTCGGTGATCGTGTCGACCGAAAGGCCCTTGGGCGCGGCGGCCCAGGCAAGACCGGCGCCGATCAGCACCGCGACGATGACACCCAGCCACAGCTTGGTGAGCGAGCCCTTGGCGATGGGCTGGAGGGGAACGCGGGTGATCTCGGTCATGGTACTCGTGTCCTGATACGCAAAGGGCGCGGATTTCTCCGCGCCCTCATGGCTTAGCTTGGATTGGCTGGCAACGGCTTACTTGACGCCGTCACGCTCCATCCGCTTGCGCTCGAGCTTGCGGGCGCGGCGAACGGCAGCAGCCTTTTCACGGGCGCGCTTTTCGCTCGGCTTCTCGAAGTGGCGGCGCAGCTTCATTTCGCGATACACCCCCTCACGCTGCAGCTTCTTCTTGAGCGCGCGCAGGGCCTGGTCGACGTTGTTATCGCGAACGATGATCTGCATAAATTCCAACACCTCACTAAGCGGGACAGAGCCCGCCGCTGCGGGGTTGCCTCCTTGATTACGGTTTCGTCTAGAGAACGAAAAACGCGCCGAATCCGTTCCGGATCGGCTCGAACGGGGGCGCACATACGGATTCGAGCGACAAAAGGCAAGCGTCCTTCGACAAGCACGGGTCGCAACAGCTGCCGCTTTCCGATTCGGGCGCAAGCCGCTAGGGGGCGAGGCAATGTCATCGCTTACCCCCTTTATCGCCGCGCTGCACGTCTTCATCGGCGGCGGCTTCGGTGCGTTGCTGCGATATCAGCTCGGGCGTGCCATGACCCACTGGCTCGGCGTACAGGCCGTCTCCACTTTCCCGTGGGCGACGCTGGCCGCTAACGCGCTGGGCAGCGTGCTGATGGGCGTGCTGGCCGGCTGGCTGGCCCGCCACGGTTCGGCCGGCGGGGAGCAATTGCGGTTGCTGCTCGGCGTCGGGCTGCTCGGCGGCTTCACCACTTTCAGCGCCTTCAGCCTCGAAATGGTCCTGCTGCTCGAACGCGGACAGTTCACATTCGCGGCACTCTATGCGGTGCTGTCCTTCGCGCTCGGCATCAGCGGACTGATCTTCGGGCTCACCATGATGCGGAGCTTCGCATGACGACGTCGGACGAAGTACGCACCTTCACCGTCGCGCCCGATGATGACGGCGTGCGGCTCGACCGCTGGTTCAAACGCCACCTGCCGCAAATCGGCTTCGGCACCGTTAGCAAATGGGCGCGCACCGGGCAGGTTCGCGTGGATGGCAAGCGCGTGAAGCCTGAAGATCGTATCGCCGCAGGCCAGACCGTCCGGGTGCCCCCAGGGGGCGACGCACCGCACAAGGCACCCAAGGCCAAGCGCGCGCTGACCGCGGCAGAGGTCGAAGCGGCGCAGGCGATGGTCATCCAGCAGGACAAGGCGGCGATCGTACTCAACAAGCCCCCCGGCCTCGCCACGCAGGGCGGCACGGGGACTACCAGCCATGTCGACGGGCTGCTCGACGCCTTCGCGCCGGGCGAGGATGAGCCGCGCCCTCGCCTCGTCCACCGGCTCGACAAGGACACGTCGGGCGTGTTGCTGATCGCCCGGACGCCGGGCAGCGCCGCATTCTTTTCCAAGCGCTTCTCGGGTCGCAGCGCCAAGAAGGTCTATTGGGCGTTGGTCGTCGGCGTGCCCGAGGT from Erythrobacter mangrovi encodes:
- the gatA gene encoding Asp-tRNA(Asn)/Glu-tRNA(Gln) amidotransferase subunit GatA, whose product is MTSLTELGVKPIRDGVAAGTFTAREVAEAFNAAVAEAAVLNAFIVTTPDHALAAADAVDAKRARGEDLGKMGGVPIGMKDLFATRGVQTTAASHILEGFKPEYESTVSQNLWDAGAGMLGKLNLDQFAMGSSNETSYFGNVSSPWKKSGTNAAMSPGGSSGGSSAAVAARIAPAATGTDTGGSIRQPAAFTGICGIKPTYGRCSRWGVVAFASSLDQAGPMARSVEDCAIMLEAMAGFDPKDSTSLDMPVPNWEADLSADLRGKKIGIPREYRMEGTDAEVLASWDRGMEWLRDAGAEVVDISLPHTKYALPAYYIVAPAEASSNLARYDGVRYGLRDLPDGAGLQDMYAATRAAGFGDEVKRRILMGTYVLSAGFYDAYYTQAQKVRALVSRDYAEAFTQCDVILAPTTPTASFPLGEKTDDPLAMYLNDVFSVPASLAGLPAMSVPAMLNGDGLPLGLQIVGRPFDEQGVLNAGLAIQQRANFNAQPEKWW
- the gatC gene encoding Asp-tRNA(Asn)/Glu-tRNA(Gln) amidotransferase subunit GatC codes for the protein MSVTREEVAKIASLARIKMGDAELERMVPELNGILAWVEQLGEVDVSGVEPMTAVIPNHLRLRDDVVDADPKTGGGRRDDVLANAPAAEHGFFGVPKVIE
- a CDS encoding DUF4153 domain-containing protein → MNETTTVHEPDWPLRPWLLAGILGLGGLGVWFFSDGYNGTFEPWRAALTALAFFGTITAGLTLERDKWLHAALFSAGVGIVMAGIAWRVAGAEHHHDAAGYWLAAGVVSALLAVPLFQAGFHRHRWKTSYAEAHYHVWTDAIAAGGALAFTGLSWLVVVLLAELFHAIKIDFLRELLDKGLFGWMFSGVAFGAALGVLRNQVRILGTLQNVVMLVFALLAVPLAAAVVLFLAAVATRGLDVLWEATHSATPMLLAIAVASFVLVNAVLRDSEEAASKSRIMRAAAFVLALGILPLAILAVISMGTRIDAYGLSPERIWGLIAIAVAVAYGVAYFVAAIRSRKHGWVTQRQANLHLAVATCAIAFLLAMPLADFAAISTQNQLARLEAGKVKAEDFDYDALRWDFGEAGRDALAELVASSDPEVAKLAKLAQDRTERPYRWRDDDSEKREARMANLRTDIPAGPLRDAVEAEVSGNSWRCSKTCVVLDLGPGEKGGTIVAFVEGGQVNMRVLDAPPQQRDKDGAVSVAVDLPGNFDLDPPKQTADSKVEVREWTGRRIYIDGEAAGQPFE
- a CDS encoding FKBP-type peptidyl-prolyl cis-trans isomerase, producing the protein MTEITRVPLQPIAKGSLTKLWLGVIVAVLIGAGLAWAAAPKGLSVDTITEGTGASPKIGDVVFVNYVGKLADGTEFDRSQPLPIPPGLLPEGNPLLLEDGAIIDGFLTGIQEMQKGGKYTLTIPADQAYGASPPPGSPIPPNADLVFEVEVVDFMSKADFQARAAAIQQMMQQQQGAAPTE
- the rpsU gene encoding 30S ribosomal protein S21; the encoded protein is MQIIVRDNNVDQALRALKKKLQREGVYREMKLRRHFEKPSEKRAREKAAAVRRARKLERKRMERDGVK
- the crcB gene encoding fluoride efflux transporter CrcB, with translation MSSLTPFIAALHVFIGGGFGALLRYQLGRAMTHWLGVQAVSTFPWATLAANALGSVLMGVLAGWLARHGSAGGEQLRLLLGVGLLGGFTTFSAFSLEMVLLLERGQFTFAALYAVLSFALGISGLIFGLTMMRSFA